A single window of Kitasatospora sp. HUAS MG31 DNA harbors:
- the rpsE gene encoding 30S ribosomal protein S5 codes for MAGPQRRGSGAGGGTGERRDRKRDERGGAPVAEKTAYVERVVAINRVAKVVKGGRRFSFTALVVVGDGDGTVGVGYGKAKEVPAAIAKGVEEAKKNFFKVPRIQGTIPHPIQGEKAAGVVLLKPASPGTGVIAGGPVRAVLECAGVHDILSKSLGSDNAINIVHATVAALKGLVRPEEIAARRGLPLEDVAPAALLRARAAGVSS; via the coding sequence ATGGCTGGACCCCAGCGTCGCGGTAGCGGCGCCGGTGGTGGCACCGGCGAGCGGCGTGACCGTAAGCGCGACGAGCGGGGCGGCGCCCCGGTCGCCGAGAAGACCGCTTACGTCGAGCGCGTCGTCGCCATCAACCGTGTCGCCAAGGTTGTCAAGGGTGGTCGTCGTTTCAGCTTCACCGCGCTGGTCGTGGTGGGCGACGGTGACGGCACCGTGGGTGTCGGTTACGGAAAGGCGAAGGAGGTTCCGGCCGCCATCGCCAAGGGTGTTGAGGAGGCCAAGAAGAACTTCTTCAAGGTCCCCCGTATCCAGGGCACCATCCCGCACCCCATCCAGGGCGAGAAGGCCGCCGGCGTCGTGCTGCTGAAGCCGGCGTCCCCCGGTACCGGTGTTATCGCCGGTGGCCCGGTGCGTGCCGTCCTGGAGTGCGCCGGCGTTCACGACATCCTGTCGAAGTCGCTCGGCTCGGACAACGCGATCAACATCGTGCACGCCACCGTGGCCGCTCTGAAGGGCCTCGTGCGCCCCGAGGAGATCGCGGCCCGTCGTGGTCTGCCGCTGGAGGACGTGGCTCCCGCTGCTCTGCTGCGGGCCCGCGCGGCTGGGGTGAGCTCCTGA
- the rplV gene encoding 50S ribosomal protein L22, which produces MEARAQARYIRVTPMKARRVVDLIRGLNATEAQAVLRFAPQAATVPVGKVLDSAIANAAHNYNHSDVNSLYISEAYVDEGPTLKRFRPRAQGRAYRIRKRTSHITVVVSSKEGTR; this is translated from the coding sequence ATGGAAGCCAGGGCCCAGGCGCGGTACATCCGCGTCACGCCCATGAAGGCCCGCCGCGTGGTGGACCTCATCCGTGGCCTCAACGCCACGGAGGCCCAGGCCGTCCTGCGTTTCGCTCCGCAGGCCGCCACCGTGCCGGTCGGCAAGGTGCTCGACAGCGCCATCGCCAACGCCGCGCACAACTACAACCACAGCGACGTGAACAGCCTCTACATCTCCGAGGCCTACGTCGACGAGGGTCCGACCCTGAAGCGGTTCCGCCCGCGCGCCCAGGGCCGCGCCTACCGGATCCGCAAGCGGACCAGCCACATCACCGTGGTCGTCAGCAGCAAGGAAGGGACCCGGTAA
- the rplN gene encoding 50S ribosomal protein L14, whose amino-acid sequence MIQQESRLRVADNTGAKEILCIRVLGGSGRRYAGIGDVIVATVKDAIPGGSVKKGDVVKCVVVRTVKERRRPDGSYIRFDENAAVVLKNTEGDPRGTRIFGPVGRELRDKKFMKIISLAPEVL is encoded by the coding sequence GTGATCCAGCAGGAGTCGCGACTGCGTGTCGCCGACAACACGGGTGCCAAGGAGATTCTCTGCATCCGCGTTCTCGGTGGCTCCGGTCGCCGCTACGCCGGTATCGGGGACGTCATCGTCGCCACCGTCAAGGACGCGATCCCCGGTGGCTCGGTGAAGAAGGGTGACGTCGTCAAGTGCGTCGTCGTCCGCACCGTCAAGGAGCGTCGTCGTCCGGATGGCTCGTACATCCGTTTCGACGAGAACGCCGCGGTCGTTCTGAAGAACACCGAGGGTGACCCCCGTGGTACCCGCATCTTCGGCCCCGTGGGCCGCGAGCTGCGCGACAAGAAGTTCATGAAGATCATCTCGCTGGCGCCGGAGGTGCTCTAA
- the rplF gene encoding 50S ribosomal protein L6 gives MSRIGRLPIPVPAGVDVTIDGREVSVKGPKGTLTHVVAAPIEIGKGEDGTLLVTRPNDERQSKALHGLSRTLVANMITGVTAGYRKSLEISGVGYRVAAKGSAMEFQLGYSHPILVEAPEGISFVVESPTKFHVDGTDKQKVGEVAAKIRKLRKPDPYKAKGVKYAGEVIRRKVGKSGK, from the coding sequence ATGTCTCGCATTGGACGGCTGCCCATCCCGGTTCCCGCCGGCGTGGACGTCACCATCGATGGCCGCGAGGTGTCGGTGAAGGGCCCCAAGGGCACCCTCACCCACGTCGTTGCCGCGCCGATCGAGATCGGCAAGGGCGAGGACGGCACCCTGCTCGTCACCCGCCCGAACGACGAGCGTCAGTCGAAGGCCCTCCACGGCCTTTCCCGCACGCTGGTGGCGAACATGATCACCGGCGTGACCGCGGGCTACCGCAAGTCGCTGGAGATCAGCGGTGTTGGTTACCGAGTCGCTGCGAAGGGCTCCGCCATGGAGTTCCAGCTCGGCTACAGCCACCCGATCCTGGTCGAGGCGCCGGAGGGCATCTCCTTCGTCGTCGAGTCGCCCACCAAGTTCCACGTGGACGGCACCGACAAGCAGAAGGTCGGCGAGGTCGCCGCGAAGATCCGCAAGCTGCGCAAGCCCGACCCGTACAAGGCCAAGGGCGTCAAGTACGCGGGCGAGGTCATCCGCCGCAAGGTCGGAAAGAGTGGTAAGTAA
- the rplX gene encoding 50S ribosomal protein L24, which translates to MKIKKGDLVQVITGKDKGKQGKVIQAMPAENKVLVEGVNRVKKHTKPGPGTQGGIVTVEAPVHVSNVQLVVEKDGKKVVTRVGYRFDDQGNKIRVAKRTGEDI; encoded by the coding sequence ATGAAGATCAAGAAGGGTGACCTGGTCCAGGTCATCACCGGCAAGGACAAGGGCAAGCAGGGCAAGGTCATCCAGGCCATGCCGGCTGAGAACAAGGTCCTCGTCGAGGGTGTCAACCGGGTCAAGAAGCACACCAAGCCGGGCCCCGGCACCCAGGGTGGCATCGTGACCGTCGAGGCCCCGGTGCACGTCTCCAACGTCCAGCTGGTCGTGGAGAAGGACGGCAAGAAGGTTGTCACCCGCGTCGGCTACCGCTTCGACGACCAGGGCAACAAGATCCGCGTTGCCAAGCGGACCGGTGAGGACATCTGA
- the rplO gene encoding 50S ribosomal protein L15 translates to MADNSPIKIHNLRPAPGAKTAKTRVGRGEASKGKTAGRGTKGTKARYQVPQRFEGGQMPLHMRLPKLKGFKNPAHKQFQVVNLDRLAELYPQGGEVTVADLVAKGAVRKNELVKVLGQGEVSVALQVTVDAVSGSAAEKITAAGGSVTELL, encoded by the coding sequence ATGGCGGACAACTCGCCGATCAAGATCCACAACCTGCGGCCCGCCCCGGGCGCCAAGACCGCCAAGACCCGTGTGGGTCGTGGTGAGGCGTCCAAGGGTAAGACCGCTGGTCGTGGTACCAAGGGCACCAAGGCCCGCTACCAGGTTCCGCAGCGCTTCGAGGGTGGCCAGATGCCGCTCCACATGCGTCTGCCGAAGCTGAAGGGCTTCAAGAACCCGGCCCACAAGCAGTTCCAGGTCGTGAACCTGGACCGCCTGGCCGAGCTCTACCCGCAGGGTGGCGAGGTCACCGTGGCCGACCTGGTCGCCAAGGGTGCCGTTCGCAAGAACGAGCTCGTCAAGGTCCTGGGCCAGGGCGAGGTCTCGGTCGCGCTGCAGGTGACGGTCGACGCCGTCTCCGGCTCCGCCGCCGAGAAGATCACCGCCGCCGGCGGTTCGGTCACCGAGCTCCTCTGA
- the rplR gene encoding 50S ribosomal protein L18 gives MSVSVKIGKGNAYKNAARKRRAIRVRKRITGTEVRPRLVVTRSNRHMVAQVIDDAKGHTLASASTLDVSIKGAEGDKTELAKKVGSLVAERAKAAGIESVVFDRAGNRYAGRIAALADAAREAGLDF, from the coding sequence ATGAGCGTCTCTGTCAAGATCGGCAAGGGCAACGCCTACAAGAACGCCGCCCGCAAGCGCCGCGCCATCCGTGTTCGCAAGCGCATCACCGGCACCGAGGTGCGTCCGCGCCTCGTCGTGACGCGCTCGAACCGTCACATGGTCGCCCAGGTCATCGACGACGCCAAGGGTCACACCCTGGCGTCGGCGTCCACCCTCGACGTGTCCATCAAGGGCGCCGAGGGCGACAAGACCGAGCTGGCCAAGAAGGTCGGGAGCCTGGTCGCCGAGCGCGCCAAGGCCGCCGGCATCGAGTCGGTCGTCTTCGACCGCGCGGGCAACCGGTACGCCGGCCGCATCGCCGCCCTGGCGGACGCGGCCCGTGAGGCCGGGCTCGACTTCTAA
- the rplE gene encoding 50S ribosomal protein L5, producing the protein MSETTVEKVAPRLKERYNSEVKGQLQEQFSYENVMLIPGLVKVVVNMGVGEAARDSKLIEGAIKDLTAITGQKPAVTKARKSIAQFKLREGQPIGAHVTLRGDRMWEFVDRLVSLALPRIRDFRGLSPKQFDGRGNYTFGLTEQVMFHEIDQDKVDRQRGMDITVVTTAQTDDEGRALLRALGFPFKEA; encoded by the coding sequence ATGTCTGAGACGACTGTTGAGAAGGTGGCCCCCCGCCTCAAGGAGCGTTACAACTCCGAGGTCAAGGGCCAGCTGCAGGAGCAGTTCTCGTACGAGAACGTCATGCTGATCCCCGGCCTGGTCAAGGTCGTGGTCAACATGGGTGTCGGCGAGGCCGCCCGTGACAGCAAGCTGATCGAGGGTGCCATCAAGGACCTGACCGCGATCACCGGTCAGAAGCCGGCCGTCACCAAGGCCCGCAAGTCCATCGCGCAGTTCAAGCTGCGCGAGGGCCAGCCGATCGGCGCCCACGTCACCCTCCGTGGTGACCGCATGTGGGAGTTCGTGGACCGTCTGGTGTCGCTGGCGCTGCCGCGTATCCGTGACTTCCGCGGCCTCTCGCCGAAGCAGTTCGACGGCCGTGGCAACTACACCTTCGGTCTCACCGAGCAGGTCATGTTCCACGAGATCGACCAGGACAAGGTCGACCGTCAGCGCGGTATGGACATCACCGTCGTGACCACCGCTCAGACCGACGATGAGGGCCGGGCGCTGCTGCGCGCTCTGGGCTTCCCGTTCAAGGAGGCGTGA
- a CDS encoding type Z 30S ribosomal protein S14, producing MAKKALIAKSERKPKFGVRAYTRCQRCGRPHSVYRKFGLCRVCLREMAHRGELPGVTKSSW from the coding sequence ATGGCGAAGAAGGCCCTGATCGCTAAGTCCGAGCGCAAGCCGAAGTTCGGCGTCCGGGCGTACACCCGGTGCCAGCGCTGCGGCCGTCCGCACTCGGTGTACCGCAAGTTCGGCCTGTGCCGTGTGTGCCTCCGTGAGATGGCGCACCGCGGCGAGCTGCCGGGCGTGACCAAGAGCTCCTGGTAG
- the map gene encoding type I methionyl aminopeptidase, with protein MVEIKTPEQIAKMRAAGLVVAEALKACREAVAPGVTTQELNDIADKVITDHGATSNFRAHHGGLWFPGVICASVNEEVVHGIPGDRVLREGDLISIDCGAILDGWHGDAAITVAVGATAPENELLSRVTEGSMWAGIAQMRKGNRLVDVSRAIEGFIRRQPLPPKGKWGITEGYGGHGIGTAMHMEPHVLNYVAGRGKGPKLVPGTVLAIEPMVGLGTPHTTVLEDDWTVVTNDGTWASHWEHSVAVTEQGPLVLTAFDGGRAELAKLGVTAAPDPLA; from the coding sequence ATGGTGGAGATCAAGACCCCCGAGCAGATCGCGAAGATGCGGGCGGCCGGACTGGTCGTCGCCGAGGCCCTGAAGGCCTGTCGCGAGGCCGTGGCGCCGGGGGTGACCACCCAGGAGCTGAACGACATCGCGGACAAGGTGATCACCGACCACGGTGCCACCTCCAACTTCCGGGCGCACCACGGTGGCCTGTGGTTCCCGGGGGTGATCTGCGCCTCGGTGAACGAGGAGGTCGTCCACGGCATCCCCGGCGACCGGGTGCTGCGAGAGGGCGACCTGATCTCCATCGACTGCGGCGCGATCCTGGACGGCTGGCACGGCGACGCCGCGATCACCGTGGCGGTCGGCGCGACCGCCCCGGAGAACGAGCTGCTGAGCCGGGTCACCGAGGGCTCGATGTGGGCCGGCATCGCCCAGATGCGCAAGGGCAACCGGCTGGTCGACGTCTCCCGGGCGATCGAGGGCTTCATCCGCCGCCAGCCGCTGCCGCCCAAGGGCAAGTGGGGCATCACCGAGGGGTACGGCGGCCACGGCATCGGCACCGCGATGCACATGGAGCCGCACGTGCTGAACTACGTGGCCGGCCGCGGCAAGGGCCCCAAGCTGGTGCCCGGCACGGTCCTCGCCATCGAACCGATGGTGGGCCTCGGCACCCCGCACACCACCGTCCTGGAGGACGACTGGACGGTGGTCACCAACGACGGCACCTGGGCCTCGCACTGGGAGCACTCGGTGGCCGTCACCGAGCAGGGCCCGCTGGTGCTGACCGCCTTCGACGGCGGCCGGGCCGAGCTCGCCAAGCTTGGCGTCACGGCCGCGCCGGACCCGCTGGCCTGA
- the rplP gene encoding 50S ribosomal protein L16, translating to MLIPRRVKHRKQHHPKRRGAAKGGTELAFGQFGIQAVTPAYVTNRQIESARIAITRHIRRGGKVWINIYPDRPLTKKPAETRMGSGKGSPEWWIANVHPGRVMFELSYPNEKIAREALTRAAHKLPMKCRIVRREDGES from the coding sequence ATGCTGATCCCTCGTAGGGTCAAGCACCGCAAGCAGCACCACCCGAAGCGGCGTGGCGCGGCCAAGGGTGGCACCGAGCTGGCGTTCGGCCAGTTCGGCATCCAGGCCGTGACCCCGGCCTACGTGACGAACCGTCAGATCGAGTCCGCTCGTATCGCGATCACCCGTCACATCCGTCGTGGCGGCAAGGTCTGGATCAACATCTACCCGGACCGTCCGCTCACCAAGAAGCCGGCCGAGACCCGCATGGGTTCCGGTAAGGGTTCGCCGGAGTGGTGGATCGCGAACGTGCACCCGGGTCGGGTCATGTTCGAACTGTCGTACCCGAACGAGAAGATTGCTCGCGAGGCGCTCACCCGTGCCGCGCACAAGCTTCCGATGAAGTGCCGGATCGTTCGGCGCGAGGACGGTGAGAGCTGA
- the rpsC gene encoding 30S ribosomal protein S3, with translation MGQKVNPHGFRLGISTDFKSRWYADKLYKDYVKEDVAIRRLMTKGMERAGISKVEIERTRDRVRVDIHTARPGIVIGRRGAEADKIRGNLEKLTGKQVQLNILEVKNPELDAQLVAQGVAEQLSSRVSFRRAMRKSMQSTMKAGAKGIKVQCSGRLGGAEMSRSEFYREGRVPLHTLRANVDYGFFEAKTTFGRIGVKVWIYKGDVKNIAEVRAENAAARSGNRPARPEGGRPARGGERRGGERGGRGRRPAAEAPAAPVTEAPAAENTGTEA, from the coding sequence ATGGGCCAGAAGGTTAACCCGCACGGGTTCCGCCTCGGCATCAGCACGGACTTCAAGTCCCGCTGGTACGCCGACAAGCTGTACAAGGACTACGTCAAGGAAGACGTCGCCATCCGGCGTCTCATGACGAAGGGCATGGAGCGCGCCGGCATCTCCAAGGTCGAGATCGAGCGCACCCGTGACCGCGTCCGCGTGGACATCCACACCGCTCGTCCGGGCATCGTGATCGGCCGCCGCGGCGCGGAGGCCGACAAGATCCGGGGCAACCTGGAGAAGCTGACCGGCAAGCAGGTCCAGCTGAACATCCTCGAGGTCAAGAACCCCGAGCTGGACGCCCAGCTCGTGGCTCAGGGCGTCGCGGAGCAGCTGTCCTCCCGCGTCTCCTTCCGTCGCGCCATGCGTAAGAGCATGCAGTCGACCATGAAGGCCGGCGCCAAGGGCATCAAGGTCCAGTGCTCCGGTCGTCTCGGCGGCGCCGAGATGAGCCGTTCGGAGTTCTACCGCGAGGGTCGCGTGCCGCTGCACACCCTGCGTGCGAACGTCGACTACGGCTTCTTCGAGGCCAAGACCACCTTCGGCCGCATCGGCGTGAAGGTCTGGATCTACAAGGGCGACGTCAAGAACATCGCCGAGGTCCGCGCTGAGAACGCCGCTGCCCGCTCCGGCAACCGCCCGGCCCGTCCCGAGGGTGGTCGTCCCGCCCGCGGTGGCGAGCGTCGTGGCGGCGAGCGCGGTGGCCGTGGCCGTCGTCCCGCCGCCGAGGCCCCCGCGGCCCCGGTGACCGAGGCTCCGGCTGCCGAGAACACCGGAACGGAGGCCTGA
- the rpsH gene encoding 30S ribosomal protein S8, which translates to MTMTDPIADMLTRLRNANSAYHDTVAMPASKIKAHVAEILQQEGYISSYKVEEPTEGEVGKKLTIELKFGPNRERSIAGIKRISKPGLRVYAKSTNLPKVLGGLGVAIISTSSGLLTDKQAAKKGVGGEVLAYVW; encoded by the coding sequence ATGACCATGACCGACCCCATCGCAGACATGCTCACGCGTCTGCGGAACGCGAACTCGGCGTACCACGACACCGTGGCGATGCCGGCCAGCAAGATCAAGGCGCACGTCGCCGAGATCCTGCAGCAGGAGGGGTACATCTCCTCCTACAAGGTTGAGGAGCCCACCGAGGGCGAGGTCGGCAAGAAGCTGACCATCGAGCTCAAGTTCGGCCCCAACCGTGAGCGCTCCATCGCCGGCATCAAGCGCATCAGCAAGCCGGGTCTGCGCGTTTACGCAAAGTCCACCAACCTGCCGAAGGTCCTCGGCGGCCTGGGCGTGGCGATCATCTCCACGTCCTCCGGTCTCCTCACGGACAAGCAGGCTGCCAAGAAGGGCGTAGGCGGAGAAGTTCTCGCCTACGTCTGGTAA
- the secY gene encoding preprotein translocase subunit SecY has translation MLSAFARAFQTPDLRKKLLFTLGIMVIFRMGAHIPVPGVDFVAVNQCIKETQTSGLFGLVNLFSGNALLQLTIFALGIMPYITASIILQLLTVVIPRLEALKKEGQAGQAKITQYTRYLTIALAVLQGTGIVATASSGALFSGCPYANQVVPDQSIFRIAIMVITMTAGTTVIMWLGELITDRGIGNGMSILIFTSIAAGFPGSMWAIKESGTLLGGWGEFFSVIAVGIVVVGLVIFVEQAQRRIPVQYAKRMIGRRAFGGTSTYIPLKVNQAGVIPVIFASSLLYIPALVVQLTNSQAGWATWIRSNFVRGDHPVYMATYFVLIVFFAFFYVAISFNPEEVADNMKKYGGFIPGIRAGRPTAEYLNYVLTRITWPGSFYLGLIALIPMIALVAFGANQNFPFGGTSVLIVVGVGLETVKQIESQLQQRNYEGFLR, from the coding sequence GTGCTCAGTGCGTTCGCGCGGGCGTTCCAGACGCCCGACCTGCGCAAGAAGCTGCTGTTCACGCTGGGCATCATGGTGATCTTCCGGATGGGTGCCCACATCCCCGTCCCGGGCGTCGACTTCGTCGCGGTGAACCAGTGCATCAAGGAGACCCAGACCAGCGGGCTGTTCGGTCTGGTCAACCTCTTCAGCGGCAACGCGCTGCTGCAGCTGACGATCTTTGCGCTCGGCATCATGCCGTACATCACGGCCAGCATCATCCTCCAGCTCCTCACCGTGGTCATCCCACGGCTGGAGGCGCTGAAGAAGGAGGGTCAGGCCGGCCAGGCGAAGATCACGCAGTACACCCGCTACCTGACCATCGCGCTCGCCGTGCTCCAGGGCACCGGCATCGTGGCGACGGCCTCCAGCGGCGCGCTGTTCTCCGGCTGCCCCTACGCCAACCAGGTCGTCCCGGACCAGTCGATCTTCCGGATCGCCATCATGGTCATCACGATGACCGCCGGCACCACCGTGATCATGTGGCTGGGTGAGCTGATCACCGACCGCGGCATCGGCAACGGCATGTCGATCCTGATCTTCACCTCCATCGCCGCCGGCTTCCCGGGCTCGATGTGGGCGATCAAGGAGTCCGGCACCCTGCTGGGCGGCTGGGGCGAGTTCTTCAGCGTGATCGCGGTCGGCATCGTGGTGGTCGGCCTGGTCATCTTCGTCGAGCAGGCCCAGCGCCGGATCCCGGTCCAGTACGCGAAGCGCATGATCGGCCGGCGCGCCTTCGGCGGCACCTCGACCTACATCCCGCTCAAGGTCAACCAGGCGGGTGTGATCCCGGTCATCTTCGCCTCGTCGCTGCTCTACATCCCCGCGCTGGTGGTCCAGCTGACCAACTCGCAGGCCGGATGGGCGACCTGGATCCGCAGCAACTTCGTCCGCGGTGACCACCCGGTCTACATGGCGACCTATTTCGTCCTGATCGTCTTCTTCGCCTTCTTCTACGTGGCCATCTCCTTCAACCCCGAAGAAGTTGCCGACAACATGAAGAAGTATGGTGGGTTCATCCCGGGCATCCGGGCCGGCCGACCGACGGCCGAGTACCTGAACTACGTGCTCACCCGCATCACGTGGCCAGGATCGTTCTACCTGGGCCTTATCGCGCTGATCCCGATGATCGCCCTGGTCGCCTTCGGCGCGAACCAGAACTTCCCGTTCGGCGGCACCAGCGTGCTCATCGTCGTCGGCGTCGGACTCGAAACTGTGAAGCAGATCGAGAGCCAGCTCCAGCAGCGTAATTACGAAGGGTTCCTCCGCTGA
- the rpsQ gene encoding 30S ribosomal protein S17 yields MTENTNETRGFRKTREGLVVSDKMDKTVVVAVEDRVKHALYGKVIRRTNKLKAHDEQNACGVGDRVLLMETRPLSATKRWRVVEILEKAK; encoded by the coding sequence ATGACTGAGAACACCAACGAGACGCGCGGTTTCCGCAAGACCCGTGAGGGTCTCGTCGTCAGCGACAAGATGGACAAGACCGTCGTCGTCGCCGTCGAGGACCGCGTCAAGCACGCGCTGTACGGCAAGGTCATCCGCCGTACCAACAAGCTGAAGGCGCACGACGAGCAGAACGCGTGCGGTGTCGGCGACCGTGTCCTCCTCATGGAGACCCGGCCGCTGTCCGCGACGAAGCGCTGGCGCGTCGTCGAGATCCTCGAGAAGGCCAAGTAA
- a CDS encoding adenylate kinase, producing the protein MRIVLVGPPGAGKGTQAHVLAKTLSIPHISTGDLFRANISQGTPLGLEAKAYMDAGRLVPDEVTIGMAKDRMLQPDAANGFLLDGFPRNLGQAKALDEILAEEGIALNGVLDLEVPEDEVVKRIAGRRLCRKDGSHVFHVVYNPPAAEDVCDECGGELYQRSDDTEEAVRVRLEEYHSKTEPIIGYYADQGLLVTISALGKVTEVTERAIAALEEKKSA; encoded by the coding sequence ATGCGTATCGTCCTCGTCGGACCTCCCGGGGCCGGGAAGGGTACTCAGGCGCACGTCCTGGCCAAGACCCTGTCCATCCCGCACATCTCCACCGGAGACCTGTTCCGCGCCAACATCAGCCAGGGCACCCCGCTGGGGCTCGAGGCGAAGGCGTACATGGACGCGGGTCGCCTGGTGCCGGACGAGGTCACCATCGGGATGGCCAAGGACCGGATGCTCCAGCCGGACGCCGCGAACGGCTTCCTGCTCGACGGCTTCCCGCGCAACCTGGGCCAGGCCAAGGCCCTGGACGAGATCCTCGCCGAGGAGGGCATCGCCCTGAACGGCGTGCTCGACCTGGAGGTCCCCGAGGACGAGGTCGTCAAGCGGATCGCCGGTCGCCGGCTGTGCCGCAAGGACGGCAGCCACGTCTTCCACGTGGTCTACAACCCCCCGGCGGCCGAGGACGTCTGCGACGAGTGCGGCGGTGAGCTGTACCAGCGCTCGGACGACACCGAGGAGGCGGTCCGCGTCCGCCTGGAGGAGTACCACTCCAAGACCGAGCCGATCATCGGCTACTACGCGGACCAGGGCCTGCTGGTGACGATCTCCGCCCTCGGCAAGGTGACCGAGGTGACCGAGCGCGCCATCGCCGCCCTGGAAGAGAAGAAGAGCGCCTGA
- the rpmD gene encoding 50S ribosomal protein L30, which yields MARLKVTQTKSYIGSKQNHRDTLRSLGLKRLNDTVVKEDRPEIRGMVHTVRHLVTVEEVD from the coding sequence ATGGCTCGCCTCAAGGTCACGCAGACCAAGTCCTACATCGGTAGCAAGCAGAACCACCGTGACACCCTGCGTTCGCTCGGCCTCAAGCGGCTGAACGACACCGTGGTGAAGGAGGACCGCCCGGAGATCCGCGGCATGGTCCACACCGTTCGTCACCTCGTCACGGTCGAGGAGGTGGACTGA
- the rpmC gene encoding 50S ribosomal protein L29, which produces MSAATKAAELRQLDNEGLVAKLREAKEELFNLRFQAATGQLDNHGRLRLVRKDIARIYTLMRERELGIETVENA; this is translated from the coding sequence ATGTCGGCCGCTACCAAGGCTGCTGAGCTTCGCCAGCTGGACAACGAGGGTCTCGTTGCCAAGCTGCGTGAGGCCAAGGAGGAGCTGTTCAACCTCCGCTTCCAGGCGGCGACCGGGCAGCTCGACAACCACGGCCGGCTCCGGCTGGTCCGTAAGGACATCGCGCGGATCTACACCCTGATGCGCGAGCGCGAGCTGGGCATCGAGACGGTGGAGAACGCCTGA